A genomic region of Methanosarcina thermophila TM-1 contains the following coding sequences:
- a CDS encoding CDP-alcohol phosphatidyltransferase family protein, whose amino-acid sequence MPLSPNTLTLLGFAVSLAAGAAFTLGKPFAGGLLILFSGIFDVLDGGVARAKDRITPFGGVLDSVCDRYSDGIVFLGIIAGAVNGRLVLPPILQIEVWLWAGYALIGSFLVSYTRARAESAGCRKLSVGIAERTERMIILALGGLSGFLGWALVLIAVFSHITIIQRVLRAKSILSKPSEADFQKP is encoded by the coding sequence ATTCCCTTGTCTCCAAATACCCTTACTTTACTGGGTTTTGCCGTTAGCTTGGCTGCAGGAGCAGCATTCACACTGGGAAAACCTTTTGCGGGAGGGCTTCTGATCCTTTTCAGCGGGATCTTTGATGTTCTTGACGGGGGAGTTGCAAGGGCAAAAGATCGGATCACACCTTTTGGGGGCGTACTTGATTCGGTTTGCGACCGTTACTCTGATGGCATAGTGTTCCTGGGGATAATCGCAGGTGCGGTTAACGGCAGGCTTGTTCTCCCCCCAATTCTGCAAATAGAGGTCTGGCTATGGGCAGGCTATGCCCTGATTGGCTCCTTCCTGGTAAGCTATACCCGTGCCCGCGCAGAATCCGCAGGTTGCCGGAAACTGTCTGTCGGTATTGCCGAACGCACGGAAAGGATGATTATCCTGGCTTTGGGAGGGCTTTCAGGTTTTCTTGGCTGGGCTCTAGTTTTGATAGCCGTATTTTCCCACATTACCATTATCCAGAGAGTCCTGCGGGCAAAAAGTATACTGAGCAAGCCTTCCGAAGCTGATTTTCAAAAACCTTGA